A region of Plantactinospora sp. BC1 DNA encodes the following proteins:
- a CDS encoding phosphotransferase family protein → MEYQSTTRRHVSESELRSLVRRGFGDRTGITGWRELTGGTYNAAYAVTLGESTELVLKVAPPPELKLLSHEVDLMRTEVDFYRRAARVVTVVPEVVYADFNRDLIGTDFVFLSRVAGADLHGTRDELTPAQLAAVRGEIAAHAARLHTVTGPAYGYPLRGSRSWQPSWRAAFGAMLDDILADAIRLGSALPAPADRIGDLLRRHADVLDEVRRPALVHFDLWDGNVFVAADPAGTVRVTGLIDGERAFFGDPLAELVSMTLFRELDDEPEILAGYASAGHGRLELTTTARRRLTLYTIYLYLIMCVEGATRGWGGPERAEYERWLAGLLDAQLGRLDQVRQA, encoded by the coding sequence ATGGAATACCAGAGCACGACCAGGAGGCACGTCTCCGAGAGCGAACTCCGGTCGCTGGTCCGGCGCGGCTTCGGTGACCGGACCGGGATCACCGGGTGGCGGGAACTGACCGGCGGCACCTACAACGCGGCCTACGCCGTGACTCTCGGCGAGAGCACGGAACTGGTGCTCAAGGTCGCCCCGCCACCCGAGCTGAAGCTGCTCAGCCACGAGGTCGACCTGATGCGCACCGAGGTCGACTTCTACCGTCGGGCCGCCCGGGTGGTGACCGTCGTACCCGAGGTCGTCTACGCCGACTTCAACCGGGACCTGATCGGCACCGACTTCGTCTTCCTCAGCCGGGTGGCCGGCGCGGACCTGCACGGTACCCGGGACGAGCTGACCCCGGCGCAGCTCGCCGCCGTACGCGGTGAGATCGCCGCGCACGCGGCCCGGCTGCACACCGTCACCGGCCCGGCGTACGGCTATCCGCTGCGCGGCAGCCGGAGCTGGCAGCCGTCCTGGCGGGCCGCCTTCGGCGCGATGCTCGACGACATCCTCGCCGACGCCATCCGGCTGGGCAGTGCGCTGCCCGCCCCGGCGGACCGGATCGGCGACCTGCTGCGCCGGCACGCCGACGTCCTCGACGAGGTACGCCGACCCGCGCTGGTCCACTTCGACCTCTGGGACGGCAACGTCTTCGTCGCCGCCGATCCTGCCGGCACGGTCCGGGTGACCGGCCTGATCGACGGCGAACGGGCCTTCTTCGGCGACCCGCTGGCCGAACTGGTCTCGATGACGCTCTTCCGCGAACTGGACGACGAACCGGAGATCCTCGCCGGCTACGCCTCCGCCGGACACGGCCGGCTCGAACTGACCACGACGGCCCGCCGCCGGCTCACGCTCTACACCATCTATCTCTATCTCATCATGTGCGTCGAGGGCGCCACCCGGGGCTGGGGCGGCCCGGAACGCGCCGAATACGAGCGATGGCTCGCGGGGTTGCTCGACGCGCAACTGGGTCGGCTGGACCAGGTCCGGCAGGCATGA